The following are encoded in a window of Halorarum salinum genomic DNA:
- a CDS encoding AbrB/MazE/SpoVT family DNA-binding domain-containing protein, translated as MVRKKTLSPSGAKDENGEYHNVHVNLHEDELAVAGLEIGDEVFVRVRDGKIIIQAADPDEVEHDF; from the coding sequence ATGGTCCGGAAAAAGACGCTCAGCCCGAGTGGCGCCAAAGACGAGAACGGCGAGTACCACAACGTCCACGTCAACCTGCACGAGGACGAACTCGCCGTTGCGGGCCTCGAGATCGGCGACGAGGTGTTCGTTCGGGTCCGCGACGGGAAGATCATCATCCAGGCCGCGGACCCGGACGAGGTCGAACACGACTTCTGA
- a CDS encoding dihydrolipoamide acetyltransferase family protein, which translates to MATKEFKLPDVGEGVAEGELVNWLVAPGDAVSEDQPVAEVETDKALVEVPSPYDGTVKELLAEEGEIVPVGEVIITFTVGDDGDAAGAGEEPEEAEPAAEPDSEGETAPESVPEAEAEETAPAETDAPEPTEGRVFAPPSARRLARELGVDVAAVDGSGPGGRVTDADVRAHVESGGTADAADADAEAESAGPKDVDVGSSEPAATPRDTDGAAGGTSAGDGAASAASTSPAGRERTLAAPATRRAAEEAGVDLDDVPTDETREGEAFVTAEQVQQYADAVTAAKEADAGAAGAADATAGAGAAAGEGAAAGGDETVPYRGVRRTIGRQMEESKYTAPHVSHHDTAVIDDLVEARAELKERAAERDVKLTYLPFVMKALVAGLKEFPYLNSELREDDEEIVLKKEYNVGVAVATDAGLMVPVVKDVDGKSLLELAEEVTDFADRARERKLSRSEMQGGTFTVTNFGAVGGEYATPIINYPETAIMGLGAIEQRPVVEDGEVVAAHTLPLSLSIDHRVIDGAVAARFTNYVMEYLENPQLLLLE; encoded by the coding sequence ATGGCGACGAAGGAGTTCAAACTCCCCGACGTCGGCGAGGGCGTCGCCGAGGGGGAGCTGGTAAACTGGCTCGTCGCGCCCGGCGACGCGGTCTCGGAGGACCAGCCGGTCGCCGAGGTCGAGACGGACAAGGCGCTCGTCGAGGTGCCGAGCCCGTACGACGGCACCGTGAAGGAACTGCTCGCCGAGGAGGGCGAGATAGTGCCCGTAGGGGAGGTCATCATCACGTTCACCGTCGGCGACGACGGCGACGCCGCCGGGGCGGGCGAGGAACCCGAGGAGGCGGAACCGGCCGCGGAGCCGGACTCGGAGGGTGAGACCGCCCCCGAATCGGTGCCGGAAGCCGAGGCGGAGGAGACGGCGCCGGCCGAGACCGACGCCCCCGAACCGACCGAGGGCCGCGTGTTCGCGCCGCCGTCGGCCCGTCGCCTCGCGCGGGAACTCGGCGTGGACGTCGCGGCGGTCGACGGCAGCGGCCCGGGCGGCCGCGTCACCGACGCCGACGTGCGCGCCCACGTCGAGTCCGGCGGGACGGCCGACGCGGCCGACGCCGACGCGGAGGCCGAGTCCGCGGGGCCCAAGGACGTCGACGTTGGGTCGTCCGAACCGGCCGCGACGCCCCGCGACACCGACGGTGCGGCGGGTGGAACGAGCGCGGGCGACGGGGCCGCGTCCGCCGCCTCGACGTCGCCGGCGGGGCGCGAGCGAACCCTCGCGGCGCCCGCGACCCGGCGGGCCGCCGAGGAGGCGGGCGTCGACCTGGACGACGTGCCGACCGACGAGACGCGCGAGGGCGAGGCGTTCGTCACGGCCGAGCAGGTGCAGCAGTACGCCGACGCGGTGACGGCCGCGAAGGAGGCCGATGCGGGCGCTGCAGGCGCCGCGGACGCGACGGCCGGTGCCGGCGCCGCTGCCGGCGAAGGGGCCGCGGCCGGCGGCGACGAGACGGTGCCGTACCGCGGCGTCCGCCGGACCATCGGGAGGCAGATGGAGGAGTCGAAGTACACCGCGCCGCACGTCTCCCACCACGACACGGCCGTCATCGACGACCTCGTGGAGGCGCGTGCGGAGCTGAAGGAGCGCGCCGCCGAGCGGGACGTGAAGCTCACCTACCTCCCGTTCGTGATGAAGGCGCTCGTGGCCGGGCTGAAGGAGTTCCCGTACCTCAACTCCGAGCTCCGGGAGGACGACGAGGAGATCGTCCTGAAGAAGGAGTACAACGTGGGCGTCGCGGTCGCCACCGACGCCGGACTGATGGTGCCGGTGGTGAAGGACGTGGACGGGAAATCGCTGCTCGAACTCGCCGAGGAGGTCACCGACTTCGCGGACAGGGCGCGGGAGCGGAAGCTCTCCCGCTCGGAGATGCAGGGCGGGACGTTCACCGTCACGAACTTCGGCGCCGTCGGCGGCGAGTACGCCACGCCGATCATCAACTACCCCGAGACGGCGATCATGGGGCTGGGCGCCATCGAGCAGCGCCCCGTCGTGGAGGACGGCGAGGTCGTGGCCGCCCACACGCTCCCGCTCTCGCTGTCGATCGACCACCGCGTCATCGACGGCGCGGTCGCCGCGCGGTTCACGAACTACGTGATGGAGTATCTGGAGAACCCGCAGCTCTTATTGCTGGAGTAA
- a CDS encoding alpha-ketoacid dehydrogenase subunit beta, with the protein MSTQESEATQNLTLVQSVRDALATEMERDDDVLVMGEDVGKNGGVFRATEGLWKEFGEDRVIDTPLAESGIIGTAVGMAAMGLKPVPEIQFSGFMYPGFDQIVSHMARLRTRSRSRFTLPMVLRAPYGGGIRAPEHHSESKEAFYAHEAGLKVVIPSTPYDTKGLLTSAIRDPDPVVFLEPKLIYRAFRGDVPEGDYEVPIGEASVRREGSDVSVFTYGAMTRPSLEAAEELAEEGVDAEVVDLRTVSPMDREAIVESFKKTGRACVVHEAPKTGGLAGEITATLQEEALLYQEAPIQRVTGYDVPYPLYAMEDYYMPNAARVAEGIKDAVEF; encoded by the coding sequence ATGAGCACCCAAGAATCCGAAGCGACGCAGAACCTCACGCTGGTACAGTCGGTCCGGGACGCGCTCGCGACCGAGATGGAACGGGACGACGACGTCCTGGTCATGGGCGAGGACGTCGGCAAGAACGGCGGCGTCTTCCGGGCGACGGAGGGGCTCTGGAAGGAGTTCGGCGAGGACCGCGTCATCGACACGCCGCTCGCCGAGTCGGGCATCATCGGCACGGCCGTCGGCATGGCCGCGATGGGGTTGAAGCCGGTGCCGGAGATCCAGTTCTCCGGGTTCATGTACCCCGGCTTCGACCAGATCGTCTCGCACATGGCGCGTCTGCGCACCCGGTCGCGGAGCCGGTTCACCCTCCCGATGGTGCTGCGGGCGCCCTACGGCGGCGGCATCCGCGCGCCGGAACACCACTCGGAGTCGAAGGAGGCGTTCTACGCTCACGAGGCCGGGCTGAAGGTGGTCATCCCCTCGACGCCGTACGACACGAAGGGGCTGCTCACCTCGGCCATCCGCGACCCGGACCCGGTCGTCTTCCTCGAGCCGAAGCTCATCTACCGCGCGTTCCGGGGCGACGTGCCCGAGGGGGACTACGAGGTGCCCATCGGCGAGGCGTCGGTCCGCCGCGAGGGGAGCGACGTGTCGGTGTTCACCTACGGCGCGATGACCCGGCCGAGCCTGGAGGCCGCCGAGGAGCTCGCCGAGGAGGGCGTCGACGCCGAGGTCGTCGACCTCCGGACCGTCTCGCCGATGGACCGCGAGGCCATCGTCGAGTCGTTCAAGAAGACCGGCCGCGCGTGCGTCGTCCACGAGGCGCCAAAGACCGGCGGGCTGGCGGGCGAGATCACCGCCACCCTGCAGGAGGAGGCGCTGCTGTACCAGGAGGCGCCGATACAGCGCGTGACGGGCTACGACGTGCCGTACCCGCTGTACGCGATGGAGGACTACTACATGCCCAACGCGGCCCGCGTGGCCGAGGGAATCAAGGACGCCGTGGAGTTCTGA
- a CDS encoding SDR family NAD(P)-dependent oxidoreductase, producing MQTAVIAGVGPGLGESIARTFADEGCRLALLARSGGFLRDLSDDLPTEAVAVPTDLSEPDEIEAAFETVRDELGPVDVLVNNASVASWTGLLETDREAFDRAYEVGPRAGFLCSREAVRDMLGEARSAPESRANPGGTGDGDGGTIIFTGATTSVRGRKGAVGFSMAKFGSRGLAESMARELGPDGIHVAHVVVDGGIRPPGASDDADEYLDPDAIAETYWRLVEQDRSAWTLELDLRPHVEGF from the coding sequence ATGCAGACGGCTGTCATCGCCGGCGTCGGGCCCGGCCTCGGGGAGTCGATCGCGCGGACGTTCGCGGACGAGGGCTGTCGGCTCGCGCTGCTCGCCCGCAGCGGGGGCTTCCTCCGCGACCTCTCCGACGACCTCCCGACCGAGGCGGTCGCCGTGCCGACGGACCTCTCCGAACCCGACGAGATCGAGGCGGCGTTCGAGACGGTCCGGGACGAACTGGGCCCGGTGGACGTGCTGGTGAACAACGCGAGCGTCGCATCGTGGACCGGGCTGCTGGAGACCGACCGCGAGGCGTTCGACCGGGCGTACGAGGTCGGCCCGCGGGCGGGGTTCCTCTGCTCGCGGGAGGCGGTGCGGGACATGCTCGGCGAGGCGCGGAGCGCCCCGGAGAGCCGGGCGAATCCCGGCGGAACCGGCGACGGCGACGGCGGAACGATCATCTTCACGGGCGCGACCACGTCCGTCCGCGGGCGGAAGGGCGCGGTCGGCTTCTCGATGGCGAAGTTCGGGTCGCGCGGCCTCGCGGAGTCGATGGCGCGCGAACTCGGGCCCGACGGGATCCACGTCGCGCACGTCGTCGTCGACGGCGGCATCCGCCCGCCCGGCGCGTCGGACGACGCCGACGAGTACCTCGACCCCGACGCCATCGCCGAGACGTACTGGCGGCTCGTGGAGCAGGACCGGAGCGCGTGGACGCTGGAACTGGACCTCCGGCCGCACGTCGAGGGATTCTGA
- a CDS encoding quinone-dependent dihydroorotate dehydrogenase, with protein sequence MRGYDLAKPALFALPPETAHGVTARLMRAAQGTPVEDAVRRRYALEDDRLHAEAFGCSFPSPVGVAAGFDKNAHVPRLLAALGFGHVEVGGVTAEPQAGNPRPRLFRLPEDRALINRMGFNNDGADEIGERLASSDLPDVPVGVNVGKSKSTPLDEAPSDYLYTYERVSAHADYVVVNVSSPNTPGLRSLQNRDALEAILGELLDAGAEPLLVKLSPDLPRPAIEEALGVVDDLDLDGVVATNTTTDRPESLQSHNRAEEGGLSGKPLEGRATSLVRFVAERTDVPVVGVGGVSDAEGAYRKIRAGASVVQLYTALIYEGPGLARGINEGLLDLLERDGFDSVGDAVGVDLE encoded by the coding sequence ATGAGGGGTTACGACCTCGCGAAGCCGGCGCTGTTCGCGCTCCCGCCCGAGACGGCACACGGCGTGACCGCGCGGCTCATGCGGGCCGCACAGGGGACGCCGGTCGAGGACGCGGTGCGCCGCCGCTACGCCCTCGAGGACGACCGACTGCACGCGGAGGCGTTCGGATGCTCGTTCCCCTCCCCCGTCGGCGTCGCCGCCGGCTTCGACAAGAACGCCCACGTCCCGCGCTTGCTCGCGGCGCTCGGCTTCGGTCACGTCGAGGTCGGCGGCGTCACCGCCGAGCCGCAGGCCGGCAACCCCCGACCTCGGCTGTTTCGGCTCCCCGAGGACCGCGCGCTGATCAACCGCATGGGGTTCAACAACGACGGCGCCGACGAGATCGGCGAGCGGCTCGCGTCGAGCGACCTCCCCGACGTCCCCGTCGGCGTCAACGTCGGCAAGTCGAAGTCCACCCCCCTCGACGAGGCCCCCTCCGACTACCTGTACACGTACGAGCGCGTGAGCGCGCACGCGGACTACGTCGTCGTCAACGTCTCCAGCCCGAACACGCCGGGACTACGCTCCCTGCAGAACCGGGACGCGCTGGAGGCCATCCTCGGCGAACTGCTGGACGCGGGCGCCGAACCCCTGCTCGTGAAGCTCTCGCCGGACCTCCCGCGCCCGGCGATCGAGGAGGCGCTCGGCGTCGTCGACGACCTCGATCTCGACGGGGTCGTCGCGACGAACACCACGACCGACCGTCCCGAATCGCTCCAGAGCCACAACCGCGCGGAGGAGGGCGGGCTCTCCGGAAAACCCCTCGAGGGACGGGCCACCTCGCTCGTCCGCTTCGTCGCCGAGCGGACGGACGTCCCCGTCGTCGGCGTCGGCGGGGTCTCGGACGCCGAGGGCGCCTACCGGAAGATCCGCGCGGGCGCGAGCGTGGTCCAGCTGTACACCGCCCTCATCTACGAGGGGCCCGGCCTCGCACGCGGGATCAACGAGGGGCTGCTCGACCTGCTGGAGCGGGACGGCTTCGACTCCGTCGGGGACGCGGTGGGCGTGGACCTGGAGTAG
- a CDS encoding non-histone chromosomal MC1 family protein, with product MVREDGKRNFALRETDGGEESVYSGNTPRQAALKAARRLDPGSSEDAADRTELRLREKGTDKVHIYDGWAWRETAPDNKPDWMPSEITEANVSKKGIEHLES from the coding sequence ATGGTACGAGAGGACGGTAAGCGAAATTTCGCACTGCGCGAGACTGACGGTGGCGAGGAGAGCGTCTACTCGGGAAACACCCCGAGGCAGGCCGCGCTGAAGGCCGCACGGCGGCTCGACCCCGGCAGCTCGGAGGACGCGGCCGACCGGACGGAGCTCCGTCTCCGCGAGAAGGGGACCGACAAGGTCCACATCTACGACGGATGGGCCTGGCGCGAGACCGCGCCGGACAACAAGCCGGACTGGATGCCCAGCGAGATCACGGAGGCGAACGTCTCGAAGAAGGGCATCGAACACCTCGAGAGTTAG
- a CDS encoding valine--tRNA ligase: MPSGDYDPEAVEPKWQRRWVETDTYAYDEDAATDPNTTFSIDTPPPTVSGSLHWGHVYGSILQDTVARYNRMRGQEVFFPFGYDDNGIASERLTEEELDVRHQNYERREFQQLCREVCEGYEAEFTEKMQELGISIDWNQTYRTIEPRVQRISQLSFIDLYEQGREYREKAPAIWCPECETAISQVETEDDERDSHFHDIEFTTVREGEPFTISTTRPELLPACVAVFVHPDDDENQHLVGEEATIPLFGQEVPIIADDRVDMETGSGIVMCCTFGDQTDIEWYQAHDLDLRIAIDESGHMTGVAEEYEGLGSAEAREAIVADLEEAGALLDRRAITHTVNVHERCGTGVEFLVTEQWYVKILDRTDEYLRAGREMEWFPEKMFTRYQHWIEGLQWDWLISRQRSSGIPFPVWYCGECGGVVVAEKADLPVDPLSDDPPVDACPECGGEGFEPEDDVLDTWATSSLTPLINSGWDWNEESERLEMAHPELYPMDVRPQGHDIISFWLFHTVIKCYEHTGEVPFESTMINGMVLDENREKMSKSKGNVVAPDEVLAKYPVDAARYWATGSAVGDDLPYQEKGLRAGEKLMQKLWNASKLVDSLTPDEDPDLAPEDLRELDRWLLAELDDLVGTLTDQFERREFSKARDGLRSFFWHTFCDDYLEVAKTRVRDADDDSEAATDAAGGDPAAQYTLRVAHRRFLKLFAPFLAHETEELWQELYADAGVEEGGSVHRADWPEPLGVEADRAAGRTATAVIGALRRYKSERGLPLNAELGRVEVWGEGDVAAFADDVRGVMNVADLDVLAEEPEIESVVTGVDLDYSRVGPQFGSKVGDIDAAIADGEYEVEDGDLRVAGETLGPELFEIERERRYAGEGDLLEAGDAIVVVHGDGGN, translated from the coding sequence ATGCCCAGTGGAGACTACGACCCCGAGGCCGTCGAGCCGAAGTGGCAGCGGCGCTGGGTCGAGACCGACACCTACGCCTACGACGAGGACGCGGCGACGGACCCGAACACGACCTTCTCCATCGACACGCCGCCGCCGACCGTATCGGGCAGCCTCCACTGGGGCCACGTGTACGGCTCCATCCTCCAGGACACCGTCGCGCGGTACAACCGCATGCGGGGCCAGGAGGTGTTCTTCCCGTTCGGCTACGACGACAACGGCATCGCCTCCGAGCGGCTGACCGAGGAGGAACTCGACGTTCGCCACCAGAACTACGAGCGACGGGAGTTCCAGCAGCTCTGCCGCGAGGTCTGTGAGGGGTACGAGGCCGAGTTCACCGAGAAGATGCAGGAGCTCGGCATCTCCATCGACTGGAACCAGACGTACCGGACCATCGAGCCGCGGGTCCAGCGCATCTCGCAGCTCTCCTTCATCGACCTGTACGAGCAGGGCCGCGAGTACCGCGAGAAGGCGCCCGCCATCTGGTGTCCCGAGTGCGAGACGGCCATCTCGCAGGTCGAGACCGAGGACGACGAGCGGGACAGCCACTTCCACGACATCGAGTTCACCACGGTCCGCGAGGGCGAGCCGTTCACCATCTCCACGACTCGGCCGGAGCTCCTGCCCGCCTGCGTCGCCGTGTTCGTCCACCCGGACGACGACGAGAACCAGCACCTCGTCGGGGAGGAGGCGACGATCCCGCTGTTCGGTCAGGAGGTGCCCATCATCGCCGACGACCGCGTGGACATGGAGACTGGTTCCGGCATCGTGATGTGCTGTACGTTCGGGGACCAGACCGACATCGAGTGGTACCAGGCCCACGACCTCGACCTCCGAATCGCCATCGATGAGTCGGGCCACATGACCGGCGTCGCGGAGGAGTACGAGGGGCTCGGTTCCGCGGAGGCCCGCGAGGCCATCGTGGCGGATCTGGAGGAGGCCGGCGCGCTGCTCGACCGCCGCGCCATCACCCACACCGTCAACGTCCACGAGCGCTGCGGGACGGGCGTCGAGTTCCTCGTCACCGAGCAGTGGTACGTGAAGATCCTCGACCGGACCGACGAGTACCTCCGGGCGGGCCGGGAGATGGAGTGGTTCCCCGAGAAGATGTTCACCCGCTACCAGCACTGGATCGAGGGGCTCCAGTGGGATTGGCTCATCTCGCGCCAGCGCTCCTCGGGCATCCCGTTCCCGGTCTGGTACTGCGGGGAGTGCGGCGGGGTCGTCGTCGCCGAGAAGGCCGACCTGCCGGTCGACCCGCTCTCGGACGACCCGCCGGTCGACGCCTGTCCCGAGTGCGGGGGCGAGGGGTTCGAACCCGAGGACGACGTGCTCGACACGTGGGCGACCTCCAGCCTGACGCCGCTCATCAATTCGGGCTGGGACTGGAACGAGGAATCCGAGCGGTTGGAGATGGCCCACCCCGAGCTGTATCCGATGGACGTGCGCCCCCAGGGCCACGACATCATCAGCTTCTGGCTGTTCCACACCGTCATCAAGTGCTACGAGCACACCGGCGAGGTGCCGTTCGAGTCGACCATGATCAACGGGATGGTGCTCGACGAGAACCGCGAGAAGATGTCCAAGTCGAAGGGGAACGTCGTCGCGCCCGACGAGGTGCTCGCGAAGTACCCCGTCGACGCCGCGCGCTACTGGGCGACCGGCTCGGCGGTCGGCGACGACCTCCCGTACCAGGAGAAGGGGCTACGCGCGGGCGAGAAGCTGATGCAGAAGCTCTGGAACGCCTCGAAGCTCGTCGACTCGCTCACCCCCGACGAGGACCCCGACCTCGCCCCCGAGGACCTCCGGGAGCTCGACCGCTGGCTGCTCGCCGAACTCGACGACCTCGTCGGGACGCTCACCGACCAGTTCGAGCGCCGCGAGTTCTCGAAGGCCCGCGACGGCCTCCGGAGCTTCTTCTGGCACACGTTCTGTGACGACTACCTCGAAGTGGCGAAGACGCGGGTCCGGGACGCGGACGACGATTCCGAGGCGGCAACGGACGCCGCAGGGGGCGACCCGGCCGCCCAGTACACCCTCCGGGTCGCCCACCGGCGGTTCCTGAAGCTGTTCGCGCCGTTCCTCGCCCACGAGACGGAGGAGCTGTGGCAGGAACTGTACGCGGACGCCGGCGTGGAGGAGGGCGGCTCCGTCCACCGGGCCGACTGGCCCGAACCGCTCGGGGTCGAGGCCGACCGGGCCGCGGGGCGGACCGCGACGGCGGTCATCGGGGCGCTGCGGCGGTACAAGAGCGAGCGCGGCCTCCCGCTGAACGCCGAACTCGGCCGCGTCGAGGTGTGGGGCGAGGGCGACGTCGCCGCCTTCGCCGACGACGTGCGCGGCGTGATGAACGTCGCGGACCTCGACGTGCTGGCCGAGGAGCCCGAGATCGAGTCGGTCGTGACCGGCGTCGACCTCGACTACTCGCGGGTCGGCCCGCAGTTCGGCTCGAAGGTCGGCGACATCGACGCGGCCATCGCCGACGGCGAGTACGAGGTGGAGGACGGCGACCTCCGCGTCGCGGGCGAGACGCTCGGCCCCGAGCTGTTCGAGATCGAGCGCGAGCGACGGTACGCCGGCGAGGGCGACCTGCTCGAGGCGGGCGACGCGATCGTCGTCGTCCACGGCGACGGCGGGAACTGA